A window of Lodderomyces elongisporus chromosome 8, complete sequence genomic DNA:
TcatttacaaatatatatatattttgaaatttgatCTTGATCAAATGTGCACTTGTTGCTCTATACAAGCACGTGACTTGTGATAATGTATACATCAAGAAGTTTAAACCTAAAGTtgaacacacacacacagtcTCTCTCgccttttcgttttttctagaaaataaaaaaatatagaatGTTCACAATTATTGGTGAAGTTGATAAGGAATAGGGTaggaaaattgaaaaatatacATTAAAGTTATTCCATAGGAGTCGACAACATGGAAAAGTTAGAgataaaacaaagaacaagcCACTAGGAACTAGGAacttaaaaaagaaaaacaatttagTTTCTTCACAGGTTTGAGTCCATTACCACTTGTCAATTTGGTGCTTTTGGTGCTTTTGGTGACTTTGTTATGTATACTTTAGAGAATATTGACTTGTCTTGGAAAGGTGAGATAGTCAACAACCTTGATTCAAACGTTTTGAGTATGTAttgttggaaaaaaaagttgacgAAATATACccaatcttcttcttttttttcttctttttcttctttccagGTATATCTTATGTTTATGTATTGTTCGAGTGAATCAAACATAAACACAGATGCACTTGTTAGAGAGTGTTGTGGATgcatataaatatatatatgtatatatatatgtatgtatatccGATCACATGGTCAAGACAAGAGGCGCTTTCGAAGGAGTTGTGCAATAGCCTATCTCTCTTGAGAAGGAAAATTTTGGCAGATGTAGAATATTATAAATGGGCTATATCGCACGTGGTATTGAGTGAAATAGCTTCACAGAATCATCAATCTAACCTTTGGCAAAATAGATCAATGGTGACGAGCAGGGACGACAGTTACAATAGAGGAAAGGAGATTCttgcaaaatcaaaaacataaacaaaaacagatcaaagtgaaaatgaaaaataaagagacgCGAAATTTactcattcttttctttttgtgcatctaaattttttctaataAAAAATACGCCATcgtgtaattttttttgtagcAAGTCATGTTGAATatggtttttgttttttgtttttttgtttttctaaAAGACGAGCGGAattaacaaaagaaagcagAAAGGAGAAGGATGCCATGTCAAAAGGAAGATgcattgtttgttgttggaaaaagagaaaagagaaaaaagaaacgagGCTACATGCTGACATTTTTAATGGATTACACGGATcattgttctttgttttttactctatgattcttttctttaagAAATAGCCTGATGATATACGGGAGATGAGGCGGCGAAGAGATGATGTGAatcgttttcttttgttcccTCATTTGTTGTGACTTTGATGATAAAGAATACTCAAATGTAtgtccttttttattttaagaGGCGAAAGCCACAATCGTAAACacctgttttgtttcttcttcgactcccccccccccgcTCCTattaaattgttttttttttcattttgggCTTACTCTAGATATATCTCATTAGCAGATACTTGTACTTCTTCACTACTGAGTGGTTCTAGAATCATTGTTTTGCCTGAACCCAGCCAAGTCAaatcaaaccaaaccaaaccaaaagcaagaaattaagagaagaaataataatgaacacaagaagaagaagacatAGAGAAAATGAACAGAGTGAATAGGAGTCTTGTATAATACCTCACTTGGCTGtgtataataataataataataataacaacaaaataaagtGGTAGAATAGGGTAAGTAAGccataaagaaaaaaaataatacatATTATCACGAAAACAAATATGTAGTACAACACAATACAATGTACTGTTGTACACTGTTGTACGATACACTTCAATACAATGTATAGTATTATATATCTTCAATCAATCCTGTGAAACCCGTGGCAATGTGTAATTTCACTTGGCAACAGACATCTGATTCTGAGACCCTCGTCATctcctttccttttatccactgctgctgttgttgttgttagttagttatttatttacttatATTCTTTATGTTTTGCTGAATGTATATTAATGTATGTTGATATATGTTAGTACTAGCTTTGGTCGTGAATAAGTCAACTAGACAAATTGCAATATGGTTGCACGGCACCTTCGACAATTACTTACttggaaaagcaaaagtatCAAGAGCAATTCAGACAATTTTGTGCTTGGagccaaaatcaaaaaacaaaaaaattagaaaaagaaaacaaaactactagtagtagtagttaTCATTATTCTATAGCTCCTCTCCATTTGTTCTATCCCTGTCCCCCTGTCTAAATTTGCAATCACTCTTCtattcctcttttcttttccttttttttttggttcaatCCTCCCTTTTTTGATCTGGGATCTGATCTTGAACCaccattttgtttttttagtGGCTTGGTCGAAGCTACAGGAAAAGATGTGtgtggttttttttttttttcaaccacCAGCAATATTTTCAGAGAGTGTTAAGAAGCTGGAAGGAGCACCagaataaaagtaaaatataaaaataaaaattatttaATTCCCTTTATAATGCGGGtccaaattttgtttttattttcatttactTTTAGTTTgtagagaaagaaaaattaagagCCAGCGCGACGGTAACAAAAATGGGGCGAGACTGTCTTGCTacctatttctttttttttaaaaaaaaataatgggCCAGCGTATTTACTCCAGAGGTGAAAGACAAGGAGGAAGAGAGCATAGGAGAATATAAGTGAACGCATTGACAAGGAAACACATGATTTAGATGTATGAGACCGAGGCGGAGACAGGACTTGGAGTTGGCGTAAAACAGAAATGgttgaacaagaaaaaaaacagaaaaaagaaatagaatagaagaaaagggtaaatGTCTCTTTACGTTGATCCGACAATAGATGGTGGTTagggtttttttttctttactcaATTGTTCCGATACgtaaaagacaaagacaaagacaaagacatgGACAATAGTTAGCGTAAGAAGGtcgtttcttcttctctttcttctgtcttctttcttcttctctttcttcttcttcttttgccaGCTACCTGACGCATGCTCGCACTCGCCTTattccaatttttcttcttcttctcctttcgTTTGCTactctcttttcttgttttttttgcgtcagtatattattttattacaGAGTCATACAATATCGTGTTAGTTAGTTAGCGTGTCGTAACttcctttccctttctcttctctccttttctgattaattgattgattgattgatttaCGGAtgattctttgtttctttgtttgttttgttttgttttactcAGTCTCAGTATTACGcctatataaataaatttgttttacaTTTCCTTTAATCTACTTCAAGGTTATGGTTTCCCTAAATCAAAACAATCTttagagaagaaagatagATACAAAGAACTAGAGTTAACATTCTTTATTAGTTTTGAGGGGAGGGGAGCAATCTTGCATCTACGCTAACCAAGAATAAGGATGaacaaagaagagagaagaatGAGGAATTGTGCCAATCCTCATCAATGATAAGATAAGCAAGCTCAGCAAGTATACACACATTAATATATATTACAAGATTTAtagagcaagagcaataCAAGCAAAAAACCTCTATCTTTACAATTAAGCcacctttttttatacaaaaagaattcCTGCCAAGTGGGGTATAACGTAACAAAGACATTGATCAAAAATAGACTATTCTCTAATTTGTTTTGACTCTTACTCTTTATCTATCTATTCTTTcctccccctcccccaaccttctttttatcttgtccaaaacaagacaagacaaaTTAAGACAAGAGATGGCTTGACAAATCTTCCATTACATTGTAATGTCCAACTACGTTTATTGTATTATGGTACTATTGTTTGCTTTATTATTACTTGTTTTattattgtattttttgGAGGGGGGAGTTAAGAGAGTAGGTGTTTCCATGTATGGTATCTCCTAATTCCAAATGTTAGTTACCTCTTCATGTATTTCCGTCAATGTATCATCGTGTAATGTAATTTTCTGTAGGAAGAGGAGGTGCGTGGGTGCGTGGGTGCGTAAGTGGGGGAGGACGAGGACGATGATGAACATAAAGTGTTTTAGGGGGGGACCTTATCTGCTTCACCACCACTGGTAATAAAAAGTTTCCTACTATTGTCTGTTTTTGTCACATTCTCAAATAGTTGGAATGTGTATTATCCCACACAGGTAAaacctccttttttttctctcttccttctttcttttgggGGTTGGGTATCGTGTAAATTGTTGTCTTGTTTTATTGGCCTGTTGCTTACaccaattttatttttatataattTATTGTTTTGGTCTGATTGCATGGTGGTGTTTGTGGTAACTTTGTAGAAAagagttggaaaaaaaaaggagtaTACTTTGGTTTTATTAAGCGTAATTCTGAGTCtgataataaataaatcctattaaattgtttttctgccttgtatatttttaattctatATTTAGCTCCGACTATTTGTTTGTAAGAgaaacagagagagagaaagagagagaaaatttTTACTCATTGAAGTGCATCAACCAATAATGCAACtgataaataaaattaaataaaaaaagaatttccCTTTctgctttcttttctttttttttctaacaAGCTACATGCCCAATGCGGTAACGACCCTACCCTATTCAGAATAATATTTTGTGTTATGTGCAGTATATCTGTACCCTTAAGCATCATATACCTGCACACAATACCTACCAGGCGCAGCATAGttcattaaaaaaaaagaaattaaaaaaaaaataaactcaAAATTTTCTCtcgaaacaaaaaaaaaaaacaaaaaaaaacaacaggCGGCGCGTAATCTCTTCACTTCCATTCAATTCCATTCAGTGAGTCAGTCAGTCAGTTCAGTCACTACTTGCTCATACCGTATTAAAACGTAACTGCACTATTTTGTACCTCACGCATTCTCAGTCACAGtgtaaacaacaacaatagtaaCAATAGTATCACTAACACTAACAATACTAACTTTCTATTTacttatatttttttttcatagtcaaattttaaattttaaatttttattatttttattttttatcatCTTCCTCTCTTCTAAGCTTGTGCTAATCTGCCTATCTGCCAACATCCGAGTCTTTTGCACATTCTCTCtttacttatttttttcatttttttatttctggtTTTCCTCTCCCAAACACTATAAATCAACCACGAATTTCCCACTTTcacttcaacttttttgcttctccctcttttttgctttttcttttcttatcaTCAACAAGATCTTTATTCACTCACTTATActataattataataatatcTACAATGCAATTCTCAAAAGTCGCCATCATCTCAGCCGTCGCTGGTTCAGCAGTTGCTTCATACAACTCCACCGTCACTGACATTGCCACCACTgttatcaccatcacctCATGTGAAGAGAACAAGTGTACCCCAGTCCCAGTCACCACCGGTGTCACCACCGTCACTGAAATTGACACCACCTACACCACCTACTGCCCATTGTCAACCACTGAGGCTCCAGCTTCATCTGCTCCAGCTTCATCAACTGTTGCTGCTGAATCATCATCTGCTCCAGCCAAGAACGCCACCGTCTCAACCATTGAAGGTTCCGGTGCTAGATTGCAAGTTGGTGCTGCTTTGGttggtgctgctgctttgttgttgtaagtTTTTTAATTAAATCTGTATAATGATGAATATAACTATATATTACTAAGGTGCTACCACCGAAAAACtaattattttcaatttgtatacatatatttataaTACTTTTTTAACTATAAACTTTTAATACACTACAATTTTTCTGATAATTAGATTATAGAAAAGTAAACTATAACAtttcccaaaaaaaacaaaattgtagCCAATCCTCtatctgtttctgtttgaACTTAACTACAGGTTGGTTCATATCCCTCTTCTCTTATTCAAATATCTACTTCCAAGACAATGCAtctaaaattgaaaaaaaaataaagaaagactAGTTGATAAACTTATACAATCACTAAACTTTcattaagaaaaaagaaaatagaaagaacaagaaacaacCTAGCCTTCAAACTCACCTCTTTTCCATCTATTCATTCACTAATTtattcaatcaatcaatcaatcaatcatcgtcatcatcatcatccaaGTCAGTCTCTAAATCACACATTGTTCGACAATTGGGACAATAAAACTGCGGATAACTCTTGATGATAATGGGCCTAATACACTTGTAATGCCACGAATGCGAACAAGGACTAATAAACAACGCCTGACACGGCTCCACCTTCATCAAACAAATAGCACACTcactattattgttgttactattgttgttgttgacatGGCTATTATTTATATCACCATTAGCATCAACAAAAGCACCACCTTGGCCATTACTCAAATCACTAGACTCACCAGCACCATCTCCATTCAAATGCAAATTCTTAAACTTTCTGTGTATCTCCAAATTAAACTGATTGACTTTACGTTGCCAACTCTTGTTAAACTCACACCTCATCTTAACACACCTATAAACCTCTTCAGTACCCCCTCGATAATTCATACCCAACTGAATGATATCGCCATCAATAACCGGCATCAACGTCGACTCCTGCGACGCTGGAGACAACCTAATATGATTTAAAAAAGTACCCAGCGAACTCTTGCAATCCTTCAAAAACCACTGCCCTTCATCATTACATTCCAAAGAAGCATGGGTTCTGGAAACAACCTTCGACTTGAAAACAATAGGCGCAGATGACCCTTGTGCTGCATGTGCAGCAgccttattcttttctgtGTACCGCCCTATATTCAATGCATTCTTGGGCTTAATCTTACGTATAACAGGGGAAAAGTACAACCCtgctgaagaagaagaatggtCAATCAACGGAGTTAACCGAACAGAAAAACGACCATCCTTGTCCATCCCATTCTTGATTTCCTCTCCTCCCGTTGTTGCATTTGCCGGTGCTTTCGCCGAAGCATTTGCCAAAGCATTTGCAGACGATGTACCAACCCTACTTTCCTCCACATCAACAGTTGTAGTTGCATGCTCATTCGTCGGTGTAGATTCACTAACTCCACCACCAACTGGTGGCACGGCTTCTGTACTTCTTTCATTAGACGAACTAGGCCCTGGTGGGACAAATTGTGCTGGCATCGCCTCTAGTGTAGTATCAGCCTCCTCTTGTATATGACCACCACTATAACCACCACCataaccaccaccaccaccaccgcTCCTCAGTCTGTTTCCAAATATCGGTCTTGAAACACCTCCTTGTGGATTCTCTTCCTCAGTACCACCAGCATAAGAGCTGATATTTCCAAGCGTAGGACTATTCGACATTAGTGGCTGGTTTAACGACTGCATGTACAGTTGATGAGATTGTGTAATCTGGGCAGGCAGCTGGGAATGCTGACCGTTTAAACCATTCAGAGTGGTTTGTGTGTTTCTGGCGGTGTGAACATTCAGCAGCAGAGAAGCTCTCAGCCTcgactgttgttgttgttgttgttgttgttgctgttgctgtgcTTGTTGTCTCGTAGTAGAATTGGATGAATCGGATTGCGAGCGCATACTAAAGTTACTTAGAAAATGTAATCCAAAGGACAGTTTCCTGGCAacttgaggttgttgttgttgttgttgaggttgaggttgttgttgttgttgatgttgttgttggttatTATTGATTGGACGTGACTGTTGTGAAATCAGATGAGTAGTGGTATATGTAGTTGGTGGAGAGTGCTGgtgttgatgctgttgctgttgtggttgctgcggttgttgaggttgttgaagCATGtgtgattgttgttgttgttgttgttgctgttgttgctgttgtgaATGTTTGCGAGGTGGCTGTAAAGGGCGAGAGGCTGATTCAGAAGTTGTGCTCAGTAAAGTTTGTTCCTGCCCTGGTTGAGTGGTGTGTTTATTGTGAGTAGTCAGTTCAACCTCTtcttgttgtggttgttgttgttgttgtgatgATGAACGGTGGtgtgtatttgtattaGTTGTTGTATTAGTTGATGTATTAGTTGTTGCgtttgttgtggtggttgtaGTTTGTGGTGGTAAAAAATTAGCTTGTG
This region includes:
- the PGA62_3 gene encoding Cell wall protein pga62, which encodes MQFSKVAIISAVAGSAVASYNSTVTDIATTVITITSCEENKCTPVPVTTGVTTVTEIDTTYTTYCPLSTTEAPASSAPASSTVAAESSSAPAKNATVSTIEGSGARLQVGAALVGAAALLL